Proteins from one Limanda limanda chromosome 4, fLimLim1.1, whole genome shotgun sequence genomic window:
- the sulf2a gene encoding extracellular sulfatase Sulf-2a has product MAGRVLSAPLPLLLVLLFVMVEVLPVVHGSGYLSGYRHRSRPQRDRHFRNVRPNIILILTDDQDIELGSMQAMNKTRQIMEKGGTHFSNAFSTTPMCCPSRSSILTGKYVHNHHTYTNNENCSSPSWQAHHEPHTFAVHLNNSGYRTAFFGKYLNEYNGSYVPPGWKEWVALVKNSRFYNYTLCRNGAREKHNGNYSKDYLTDVITNDSVNYFRMSKKMYPHRPVMMVLSHVAPHGPEDSAPQYSSAFPNASQHITPSYNHAPNLDKHWILRYTGAMKPVHMQFTNMLQRRRMQTLLSVDDSVEKVYNMLVETGELDNTYLIYTSDHGYHIGQFGLVKGKSMPYEFDIRVPFFVRGPNVEHGAINPHIVLNVDLAPTMLDMAGVDIPAEMDGKSILKLLDTDRPVNRFQLSKKGKTWRDSFLVERGKPPHKRADGKEMAQEENFLPKYQRVKDLCQKAEYQTSCQQPGQKWQCVEDPSGKLRLYKCKGMASLFAPRMQALMASDASQLSLTPNADSCNCGDVGVKTSLLKRKRLLTKKKMKSGKAASRKRWARSVSFELDGDLYAVDLEDGYRPLGSSNGSWPTDTRTGAENDEDNEEFSGMGVTAKPTSSNRLTPPPSLKVTYRCSILMNDTVKCDGGLYKSLQAWKDHKLHIEHEIETLQTKIKNLREIKGHLKKVRPEECQCDTPSYILKNKDTFKLNAGRMHSLRMPSKLKSQWLEKDQKRRKKLRKFLKRLQNNDTCSMPGLTCFTHDNHHWQTAPFWTMGPFCACTSANNNTYWCLRTINDTHNFLFCEFATGFLEYFDINTDPYQLINAVSTLDRNTLNALHQQLMELRGCKGHKQCNPEKGGKERSYFSEYRPVHRRKRPKVKKPSSKSLGQIWEGWVG; this is encoded by the exons ATGGCAGGGCGGGTTCTCTCGGCCCCgctccctcttcttcttgtcctcCTTTTTGTCATGGTGGAAGTGCTTCCTGTGGTCCATGGCTCTGGCTACCTGTCTGGATACCGCCACAGGTCACGCCCGCAGAGGGACCGCCACTTTCGCAATGTCCGACCCAACATCATCCTGATCCTCACTGACGATCAGGACATCGAACTGG GCTCAATGCAGGCCATGAACAAAACTCGGCAAATCATGGAGAAGGGCGGCACACATTTCTCCAACGCTTTCTCCACCACGCCCATGTGCTGCCCGTCCCGCTCCTCCATCCTGACGGGGAAGTACGTGCACAACCACCACACCTATACCAACAACGAGAACTGCTCCTCGCCGTCGTGGCAGGCCCACCACGAGCCGCACACCTTTGCCGTGCACCTCAACAACAGCGGCTACAGGACAG ccttttttggaaagtATCTGAATGAGTACAATGGCTCCTATGTGCCCCCTGGCTGGAAGGAATGGGTAGCACTGGTGAAGAATTCGCGCTTCTACAACTACACCCTCTGTAGGAACGGAGCACGAGAGAAACACAACGGCAACTACTCAAAG GACTACCTGACAGACGTCATTACCAATGACAGCGTCAACTACTTCCGTATGTCCAAGAAGATGTACCCCCATCGTCCTGTCATGATGGTGCTGAGCCATGTTGCTCCCCACGGCCCCGAGGACTCCGCCCCGCAGTACAGCTCTGCCTTCCCCAACGCATCACAGCACAT AACCCCAAGCTACAACCATGCTCCTAACCTAGACAAGCACTGGAtcctgcgctacacaggggccaTGAAGCCGGTGCACATGCAGTTCACCAACATGCTGCAACGCAGGAGGATGCAGACCCTGCTCTCTGTGGACGACAGTGTGGAGAAG GTGTATAACATGCTGGTGGAGACGGGGGAGTTGGACAACACCTACCTCATTTACACCTCGGATCACGGCTACCATATCGGCCAGTTTGGTCTGGTCAAGGGCAAGTCGATGCCTTATGAGTTTGATATCCGTGTTCCCTTCTTTGTACGAGGACCTAATGTGGAGCATGGTGCCAT TAATCCTCATATAGTGTTGAATGTTGACTTGGCACCGACTATGCTGGACATGGCCGGTGTTGATATTCCGGCAGAAATGGATGGCAAATCCATCCTCAAGCTGCTGGACACAGACAGACCAGTCAATAG ATTCCAGTTGAGCAAGAAGGGTAAAACCTGGAGAGACTCTTTCCTGGTGGAGAGAGG GAAGCCTCCACACAAGAGGGCTGATGGGAAGGAAATGGCCCAGGAGGAGAATTTCCTGCCGAAATACCAGCGTGTGAAGGATTTGTGCCAGAAAGCCGAGTACCAGACGTCCTGCCAGCAGCCAGGACAG AAATGGCAGTGTGTGGAGGACCCGTCTGGCAAGCTGAGGCTGTATAAGTGCAAGGGCATGGCGAGTCTCTTTGCCCCACGTATGCAGGCTCTGATGGCCAGCGATGCCTCCCAGCTGTCCCTCACCCCCAACGCAGACAGCTGCAACTGTGGTGACGTGGGCGTCAAAACATCACtcctgaagaggaagaggctgcTCACCAAGAAGA AGATGAAATCCGGTAAGGCTGCCTCTAGGAAGCGCTGGGCTCGTTCCGTATCATTTGAGCTGGATGGAGACCTGTACGCTGTGGACCTGGAGGACGGCTACCGGCCGCTGGGATCCAGTAACGGCAGCTGGCCCACAGACACTAGGACTGGAGCTGAGAATGATGAGGACAATGAGGAGTTCAGTGGTATGGGAGTCACAGCCAAACCCACCAGCAGCAACAGACTCACACCACCCCCTTCTCTTAAAGTcacctacag ATGCTCCATTCTTATGAATGACACAGTAAAATGTGATGGAGGACTCTACAAGTCCCTTCAAGCATGGAAAGACCATAAACTTCACATTGAGCATGAG ATCGAAACATTGCAGACCAAAATCAAGAACCTGCGTGAAATCAAAGGTCACCTGAAAAAGGTGCGGCCAGAGGAATGTCAGTGTGACACACCCAG TTATATCCTCAAGAATAAAGACACTTTTAAGTTAAATGCAGGACGCATGCACTCACTGAG AATGCCGTCCAAGCTAAAGAGTCAGTGGCTGGAGAAGGACCAGAAGCGCAGAAAGAAACTCCGTAAATTCCTCAAAAGACTCCAGAACAACGACACCTGCAGCATGCCGGGTCTGACCTGCTTCACCCATGACAACCACCACTGGCAGACTGCCCCCTTCTGGACAA tGGGTCCATTCTGTGCATGTACCAGTGCCAACAACAACACCTACTGGTGCCTCAGGACCATCAATGACACACACAACTTCCTGTTCTGCGAATTTGCTACTGGTTTCCTGGAGTATTTTGACATCAACACTGACCCATACCAG CTGATAAATGCTGTCAGCACGCTCGACCGCAACACTCTGAACGCATTGCATCAACAGCTTATGGAGTTACGAGGCTGCAAGGGACATAAGCAATGCAACCCGGAGAAGG GAGGGAAGGAGCGAAGCTACTTCAGCGAAtacag GCCAGTTCATCGTCGAAAGAGGCCAAAAGTGAAGAAGCCTTCGTCCAAATCGCT GGGGCAGATTTGGGAAGGGTGGGTTGGCTAA